One region of Clavibacter michiganensis subsp. tessellarius genomic DNA includes:
- a CDS encoding dipeptide ABC transporter ATP-binding protein, with translation MSGRAPDDGVPPAAPAVPLALRVEDLRVSFGGVRVVHGVSLRIAPGECLALVGTSGSGKSVTARSLLGLAGAGAHVEAGALEVGGRDLRAATPRAWRRVRGSGVGLVLQDALSSLDPLRPIGREIGDPLRLHGMRDARARQARVVELLERVGMPDPGMRARQRSGELSGGLRQRALLAAAIALDPPLLVADEPTTALDATVQARIFDLLAELRAAGQATLLVSHDLAVVARLADRVAVMHDGRVVEEGPTADVLRAPAHRRTRALVAAVPTGVPRGVPLSEERRAAAAPASPGVASPGVASPGVASPGVASPGPDDHDAPRPAPTPPADHRVVLRAAGVTRAYRGPGGSVRTAVDDVSLEVRRGRTLGLVGGSGSGKTTVARLLLALEEPDTGVVTLDGEPWSGIPERDRHARRPRVGAVYQDPLASFDPRWTVERVLRDALAVADLRGPDVRDTPCTLLAQVGLEPALLGRRPARLSGGQRQRVAIARALAARPDVLICDEPVSALDIAVQAQVLDLLDELQRRLGLGLLLISHDLGVVAHMSDEVAVMSEGRVVERGSAEDVLARPAHPVTRALLDAVPRLDPDAAAR, from the coding sequence GTGAGCGGCCGCGCGCCCGACGACGGCGTCCCGCCCGCCGCGCCCGCCGTCCCCCTCGCGCTCCGCGTCGAGGACCTGCGCGTGTCCTTCGGCGGCGTGCGCGTCGTGCACGGCGTCTCGCTCCGGATCGCGCCGGGCGAGTGCCTGGCGCTCGTCGGCACCTCGGGATCCGGCAAGAGCGTCACCGCCCGGAGCCTCCTCGGCCTCGCCGGGGCGGGCGCGCACGTGGAGGCGGGGGCGCTGGAGGTCGGCGGCCGCGACCTCCGCGCGGCGACGCCCCGCGCGTGGCGGCGGGTGCGCGGATCCGGCGTCGGCCTCGTGCTCCAGGACGCGCTGTCCTCGCTCGACCCGCTCCGCCCGATCGGCCGCGAGATCGGCGACCCGCTCCGCCTGCACGGCATGCGGGACGCGCGGGCCCGGCAGGCGCGCGTCGTCGAGCTGCTCGAGCGGGTCGGCATGCCCGATCCCGGGATGCGCGCCCGCCAGCGCTCCGGCGAGCTCTCCGGCGGGCTCCGCCAGCGCGCCCTGCTCGCGGCCGCCATCGCCCTCGACCCGCCGCTGCTCGTGGCCGACGAGCCCACGACGGCCCTCGACGCGACCGTGCAGGCGCGGATCTTCGACCTCCTCGCCGAGCTGCGCGCCGCCGGCCAGGCGACGCTGCTCGTGAGCCACGACCTCGCCGTCGTCGCCCGCCTCGCGGACCGCGTCGCCGTGATGCACGACGGCCGCGTCGTCGAGGAGGGCCCCACCGCGGACGTCCTCCGCGCGCCCGCGCACCGCCGGACGCGCGCGCTCGTCGCGGCCGTGCCCACGGGCGTCCCGCGCGGGGTGCCGCTGTCGGAGGAGCGCCGCGCGGCGGCGGCGCCCGCCTCCCCGGGCGTCGCCTCCCCGGGCGTCGCCTCCCCGGGCGTCGCCTCCCCGGGCGTCGCCTCCCCGGGCCCCGACGACCACGACGCCCCGCGACCCGCGCCCACCCCGCCGGCCGACCACCGCGTCGTCCTCCGCGCCGCCGGCGTCACCCGCGCGTACCGCGGCCCCGGCGGATCCGTCCGCACGGCCGTCGACGACGTCTCGCTCGAGGTCCGCCGCGGGCGCACGCTCGGGCTGGTGGGCGGATCCGGCTCCGGCAAGACCACCGTCGCGCGCCTGCTGCTCGCGCTCGAGGAGCCCGACACCGGCGTCGTGACCCTCGACGGCGAGCCGTGGAGCGGCATCCCCGAACGGGACCGCCACGCGCGTCGGCCCCGCGTGGGCGCCGTGTACCAGGATCCGCTGGCCTCGTTCGACCCGCGCTGGACCGTCGAGCGCGTCCTCCGCGACGCCCTCGCGGTCGCCGACCTGCGCGGGCCGGACGTCCGCGACACGCCTTGCACGCTCCTCGCGCAGGTGGGCCTCGAGCCCGCGCTCCTGGGCCGCCGCCCCGCCCGGCTCTCCGGCGGGCAGCGCCAGCGCGTCGCGATCGCCCGGGCGCTCGCCGCGCGGCCGGACGTGCTCATCTGCGACGAGCCGGTCTCCGCGCTCGACATCGCCGTGCAGGCGCAGGTGCTGGACCTCCTCGACGAGCTGCAGCGCCGGCTCGGCCTCGGGCTGCTGCTCATCTCGCACGACCTCGGCGTCGTCGCGCACATGAGCGACGAGGTCGCCGTGATGAGCGAGGGCCGCGTCGTCGAGCGCGGATCGGCCGAGGACGTGCTCGCGCGTCCGGCCCACCCCGTCACGCGCGCGCTCCTCGACGCCGTGCCCCGGCTGGATCCGGACGCCGCGGCGCGCTGA
- a CDS encoding ABC transporter permease: MTRGRARPASASRAPALLRAAAARIGGAVLVLWAVATVTFLAVRLIPGDPAQAILGGPGSQAPPEAVEAVRAEYGLDQPLLVQYLAQLGRLAQGDLGRSYALREDVVAVLARQLPGTLLLAVLALAVAWILALALAFVSTGAGRVAAALGAGVEIVAASLPHFWIGVVLILVLSTGLGWLPAVSGSSPAGLVLPVLTLAIPLAGFLGQIMREALLDALDAPFALAARARGESEAGVRLRHALRHAAAPGIALSGWAFGFLISGAVVVEQIFARPGLGRTALAAVTSRDVPVIVGVVLVVAVVYIVLTAVTDLLARLVDPRLVDARTGPVPAAAPSSAPAPDASAAAGASAPRAAAR, translated from the coding sequence GTGACCCGGGGCCGCGCCCGACCCGCGTCCGCCTCCCGCGCGCCCGCGCTCCTGCGGGCCGCGGCGGCGCGGATCGGCGGCGCGGTGCTCGTGCTGTGGGCGGTCGCGACCGTCACGTTCCTCGCCGTGCGGCTGATCCCGGGCGACCCGGCGCAGGCGATCCTCGGCGGCCCGGGCTCGCAGGCGCCGCCCGAGGCCGTCGAGGCCGTGCGCGCCGAGTACGGGCTCGACCAGCCGCTCCTCGTGCAGTACCTCGCGCAGCTCGGGCGCCTCGCGCAGGGCGACCTCGGCCGCTCCTACGCGCTCCGCGAGGACGTCGTCGCGGTGCTCGCGCGCCAGCTGCCGGGCACGCTCCTGCTCGCGGTGCTGGCGCTCGCCGTGGCCTGGATCCTCGCGCTCGCCCTCGCGTTCGTCTCCACCGGGGCGGGGCGCGTGGCGGCGGCGCTCGGCGCGGGCGTCGAGATCGTCGCGGCGTCGCTCCCGCACTTCTGGATCGGCGTGGTGCTGATCCTCGTCCTCTCCACCGGCCTCGGCTGGCTGCCCGCCGTGAGCGGGTCCTCCCCCGCGGGCCTCGTGCTCCCCGTGCTGACGCTCGCGATCCCGCTCGCCGGCTTCCTCGGCCAGATCATGCGCGAGGCCCTCCTCGACGCGCTCGACGCGCCCTTCGCGCTCGCGGCCCGGGCGCGCGGCGAGTCCGAGGCGGGGGTGCGGCTGCGGCACGCGCTCCGGCACGCGGCCGCCCCGGGCATCGCCCTCTCCGGCTGGGCGTTCGGGTTCCTCATCTCGGGCGCGGTCGTCGTCGAGCAGATCTTCGCCCGCCCCGGCCTCGGCCGCACGGCGCTCGCGGCGGTGACGAGCCGCGACGTCCCGGTCATCGTGGGGGTCGTGCTCGTGGTCGCCGTCGTCTACATCGTGCTCACCGCGGTCACCGACCTGCTGGCCCGCCTCGTGGATCCGCGGCTCGTCGACGCGCGGACCGGCCCCGTGCCGGCCGCGGCGCCGTCGTCCGCCCCCGCCCCCGACGCGTCGGCGGCCGCCGGCGCATCCGCCCCGCGGGCGGCCGCGCGATGA
- a CDS encoding helix-turn-helix domain-containing protein — protein MDQLVIGRRIRHARKGAGLTLQALGERAGILPSQLSMIENGRRETRLSTLGRIAGALGVDVTHLLAADAPDARSALEIELDRAQRSSLYGSLGLPAVPASRALPQETLEALVGLHRELARRARESIATPEEARRANTEQRLMMRGRDNHIPEIEELAERMLADVGHRAGALSHRSVSRMAEGLGFELIYVDDLPRSTRSVTDLGEGRIYLPPASIPGGHGLRSMALQAMAHRVLGHEEPASYADFLRQRLEINYFAAACLMPLTQSVAFLADAKARRDLAVEDFRDAFGVTHEAAALRLTNISTTHLDLRVHFLRVGGDGAVYKAYENDGLPLPVDVTGAVEGQPVCREWAARGAFDRTNRTTEFHQYTDTPAGTFWCSTQTGSTAEGEYSISFGVPFAHAKWFRGRETTARSVSRCPDESCCRRADPEDAGRWRDRAWPSARLHAHILAPLPRGAFPGVDDRELYAFLDRHAGV, from the coding sequence ATGGACCAGCTCGTCATCGGCCGGCGCATCCGGCACGCGCGGAAGGGCGCCGGGCTCACGCTGCAGGCGCTGGGGGAGCGGGCGGGGATCCTGCCGAGCCAGCTGAGCATGATCGAGAACGGCCGGCGCGAGACGCGGCTGTCGACGCTCGGCCGGATCGCCGGGGCGCTCGGCGTGGACGTCACGCACCTGCTCGCCGCCGACGCGCCGGATGCGCGCTCGGCCCTCGAGATCGAGCTCGACCGCGCGCAGCGCTCCTCCCTCTACGGCTCGCTCGGGCTGCCCGCCGTGCCCGCCAGCCGCGCGCTGCCGCAGGAGACGCTCGAGGCGCTCGTGGGCCTGCACCGCGAGCTCGCCCGGCGCGCCCGCGAGTCCATCGCGACGCCCGAGGAGGCCCGGCGCGCGAACACCGAGCAGCGGCTCATGATGCGCGGGCGCGACAACCACATCCCCGAGATCGAGGAGCTGGCCGAGCGGATGCTCGCCGACGTCGGCCACCGCGCCGGCGCGCTCTCGCATCGCAGCGTGAGCCGGATGGCCGAGGGGCTCGGCTTCGAGCTGATCTACGTGGACGACCTGCCGCGCTCGACGCGCTCGGTCACCGACCTCGGGGAGGGCCGCATCTACCTGCCGCCCGCGTCGATCCCGGGCGGCCACGGCCTCCGCTCCATGGCGCTGCAGGCCATGGCGCACCGCGTCCTCGGGCACGAGGAGCCCGCGAGCTACGCCGACTTCCTGCGGCAGCGGCTGGAGATCAACTACTTCGCGGCCGCGTGCCTCATGCCGCTCACGCAGTCGGTCGCGTTCCTCGCCGACGCCAAGGCGCGGCGCGACCTCGCGGTCGAGGACTTCCGCGACGCGTTCGGCGTGACGCACGAGGCGGCGGCGCTCCGGCTCACGAACATCAGCACGACGCACCTCGACCTGCGCGTGCACTTCCTCCGGGTCGGCGGCGACGGCGCGGTCTACAAGGCCTACGAGAACGACGGGCTGCCGCTGCCGGTGGACGTGACGGGCGCGGTCGAGGGCCAGCCCGTGTGCCGGGAGTGGGCGGCGCGCGGCGCGTTCGACCGCACGAACCGCACGACCGAGTTCCACCAGTACACGGACACGCCCGCGGGCACGTTCTGGTGCTCGACGCAGACCGGATCCACGGCCGAGGGCGAGTACTCGATCTCGTTCGGCGTGCCGTTCGCGCACGCGAAGTGGTTCCGCGGGCGGGAGACGACCGCGCGGAGCGTGTCGCGGTGCCCGGACGAGTCGTGCTGCCGACGCGCCGACCCGGAGGACGCCGGCCGGTGGCGCGACCGCGCCTGGCCGAGCGCCCGGCTGCATGCGCACATCCTCGCGCCGCTGCCGCGCGGGGCGTTCCCGGGGGTCGACGACCGGGAGCTGTACGCGTTCCTCGATCGGCACGCCGGGGTGTGA
- a CDS encoding phosphoenolpyruvate carboxykinase (GTP): protein MTTIQDAPPLTAAGPRAADPAAADAAAPPAATPAAAPLPPGTEAPALCRDPRIAAWVAGVAALTHPDRVVWCTGSVAEYDRLTRQMVDAGTLIKLNPEWRPHSFLARSDPADVARVEDRTFICSAREEDAGPTNNWRDPDETRAELRELFAGSMRGRTLYVVPFSMGPLGGAISQLGVQITDSPYVVASMALMTRMGDDALRLIGPDTAWVRALHGLGAPLVDDAGRRTPDVPWPHNPDKRICHFPEEREIISFGSGYGGNALLGKKCFSLRIASAMARDEGWLAEHMLLIRITSPEGRRFHVAAAFPSACGKTNLAMLTPTIPGWTVETLGDDIAWLRPDAQGRLRAVNPERGLFGVAPGTGEATNPVAMSTIWGNAIYTNVALRPDGDVWWEGMTPTPPAGLVDWQGRPWSPASGTPAAHPNARFTVGIEQCPTLADGWDDPDGVVVDAILFGGRRATNVPLVAEADDWEHGVFVGATMASERTAAAEGRVGELRHDPFAMQPFVGYDMADHWRHWLEVGAGLGAGAPRVFQVNWFRRGDDGSFLWPGFGENARVLEWIVRRVEDRVDVRPSPVGGLPLADDLDVAGLDLAEGALDELLALDPASWLEELDAVDAHFARFGGRVPPELTARVDAMRRAFRAAREDYDA, encoded by the coding sequence ATGACCACCATCCAGGACGCACCCCCGCTCACCGCCGCCGGACCGCGCGCGGCCGATCCCGCCGCCGCCGACGCCGCGGCACCGCCCGCCGCGACGCCCGCCGCCGCCCCCCTGCCGCCTGGCACGGAGGCGCCCGCGCTGTGCCGCGATCCCCGCATCGCCGCCTGGGTCGCCGGGGTCGCCGCGCTCACCCACCCCGACCGGGTGGTCTGGTGCACGGGCAGCGTCGCCGAGTACGACCGCCTCACCCGGCAGATGGTCGACGCCGGCACCCTCATCAAGCTGAACCCCGAGTGGCGCCCGCACAGCTTCCTCGCCCGCAGCGACCCGGCCGACGTCGCGCGCGTCGAGGACCGCACCTTCATCTGCTCCGCCCGCGAGGAGGACGCCGGCCCGACGAACAACTGGCGCGATCCCGACGAGACGCGCGCGGAGCTCCGGGAGCTGTTCGCCGGATCCATGCGCGGCCGCACCCTCTACGTCGTCCCGTTCTCGATGGGCCCGCTCGGCGGCGCCATCTCGCAGCTCGGCGTCCAGATCACCGACAGCCCCTACGTCGTCGCGAGCATGGCGCTCATGACCCGGATGGGCGACGACGCGCTCCGCCTCATCGGCCCGGACACCGCGTGGGTCCGCGCGCTGCACGGCCTCGGCGCCCCGCTCGTGGACGACGCGGGACGCCGCACGCCCGACGTCCCGTGGCCGCACAACCCCGACAAGCGCATCTGCCACTTCCCCGAGGAGCGCGAGATCATCTCGTTCGGCTCGGGCTACGGCGGCAACGCCCTCCTCGGCAAGAAGTGCTTCTCGCTCCGCATCGCCTCGGCCATGGCGCGCGACGAGGGCTGGCTCGCGGAGCACATGCTCCTGATCCGCATCACGAGCCCCGAGGGCCGCCGCTTCCACGTCGCGGCGGCGTTCCCGTCGGCGTGCGGCAAGACCAACCTCGCGATGCTCACGCCCACCATCCCGGGCTGGACGGTCGAGACGCTCGGCGACGACATCGCGTGGCTCCGCCCGGACGCGCAGGGCCGGCTCCGCGCGGTCAACCCCGAGCGCGGCCTCTTCGGCGTCGCGCCGGGCACGGGCGAGGCGACGAACCCGGTCGCCATGTCCACCATCTGGGGCAACGCGATCTACACCAACGTCGCGCTCCGCCCCGACGGCGACGTGTGGTGGGAGGGCATGACCCCGACGCCGCCGGCCGGCCTCGTCGACTGGCAGGGGCGGCCGTGGTCGCCCGCCTCCGGCACGCCCGCCGCGCACCCGAACGCGCGCTTCACCGTGGGGATCGAGCAGTGCCCGACGCTCGCGGACGGCTGGGACGACCCCGACGGCGTGGTCGTCGACGCGATCCTGTTCGGCGGCCGGCGCGCCACCAACGTGCCGCTCGTGGCGGAGGCGGACGACTGGGAGCACGGCGTCTTCGTCGGCGCGACCATGGCGTCCGAGCGCACCGCCGCCGCGGAGGGCCGGGTCGGCGAGCTCCGCCACGACCCCTTCGCGATGCAGCCCTTCGTCGGCTACGACATGGCCGACCACTGGCGGCACTGGCTCGAGGTCGGCGCGGGCCTGGGCGCCGGAGCCCCGCGGGTCTTCCAGGTCAACTGGTTCCGCAGGGGCGACGACGGCTCCTTCCTCTGGCCGGGCTTCGGCGAGAACGCGCGCGTGCTCGAGTGGATCGTGCGCCGCGTCGAGGACCGCGTGGACGTCCGCCCGAGCCCGGTCGGCGGCCTGCCCCTGGCGGACGACCTCGACGTCGCCGGGCTCGACCTCGCCGAGGGCGCGCTCGACGAGCTGCTGGCGCTGGACCCCGCCTCCTGGCTCGAGGAGCTCGACGCCGTGGACGCGCACTTCGCGCGGTTCGGCGGCCGGGTGCCGCCCGAGCTGACCGCCCGCGTCGACGCCATGCGCCGGGCGTTCCGCGCCGCCCGGGAGGACTACGACGCCTGA
- a CDS encoding expansin EXLX1 family cellulose-binding protein, protein MHLINALSDRPRREGTRWIRGRARRRRTLPALLALLVAIAGIAAVAPAGSASAVAAGSGRATHYSLGPDGNTTNGNCSLPSIPANRLYVAVGPDAYRGSAACGTYLDVTGPRGTVRVEVADLCPECGAQQLDLSEEAFRAIGDFDAGIIPISWKPVAAPTVPPLAFRLKEGSSAYWAAIQVVDAGTEVRSVEVRVGARWVPLSRTTYGYWLASSGLGAGPYTVRVTDVTGRTATVPGIALDPMRLQRTSARLG, encoded by the coding sequence ATGCACCTCATCAACGCCCTCTCCGACCGACCGCGACGGGAGGGCACCCGGTGGATCCGCGGACGTGCTCGCCGCCGCAGGACCCTCCCCGCCCTGCTCGCCCTGCTCGTCGCGATCGCCGGCATCGCGGCGGTCGCGCCCGCCGGGTCCGCGTCGGCCGTCGCCGCCGGATCCGGTCGCGCCACGCACTACTCGCTCGGCCCGGACGGCAACACGACGAACGGCAACTGCTCGCTCCCGTCGATCCCCGCGAACCGTCTCTACGTCGCCGTCGGACCCGACGCGTACCGGGGGAGCGCCGCGTGCGGCACCTACCTCGACGTGACGGGCCCGCGCGGCACCGTGCGCGTCGAGGTCGCCGACCTGTGCCCCGAGTGCGGAGCCCAGCAGCTCGACCTCAGCGAGGAGGCGTTCCGCGCGATCGGCGACTTCGACGCCGGCATCATCCCGATCTCGTGGAAGCCCGTCGCGGCCCCGACCGTGCCGCCGCTGGCGTTCCGGCTGAAGGAGGGGTCGTCGGCGTACTGGGCGGCGATCCAGGTGGTCGACGCCGGCACGGAGGTCCGCTCGGTCGAGGTGCGGGTCGGCGCGCGCTGGGTCCCGCTGTCGCGGACGACGTACGGCTACTGGCTCGCCTCGTCGGGCCTGGGCGCGGGCCCGTACACGGTCCGGGTCACCGACGTCACGGGACGCACGGCGACGGTGCCGGGCATCGCGCTCGACCCGATGCGGCTGCAGCGCACCT
- a CDS encoding TetR/AcrR family transcriptional regulator translates to MTSARPAGRPRRSSRATLEEAAAELFLEHTYAATTVEQIAQRAGVSRATFFNYFASKADLLWAGLDDTLREAGEAVSGVGTCAAPVDAVVEAIAGAARERGEGWLPLALTQHEVMGLGADVAGEGVARAAPLVDPVAQALARGAGRRASDGPVRVAASVVAAATAAAVMAWAADGVGRGPLEGAVRRALDPLRPALQAALAAG, encoded by the coding sequence ATGACCTCCGCCCGCCCCGCCGGCCGCCCGCGCCGCTCGTCGCGCGCGACCCTGGAGGAGGCGGCCGCCGAGCTCTTCCTCGAGCACACCTACGCGGCCACCACCGTGGAGCAGATCGCCCAGCGCGCCGGGGTCAGCCGCGCCACGTTCTTCAACTACTTCGCCTCCAAGGCCGACCTCCTCTGGGCGGGCCTCGATGACACGCTGCGGGAGGCGGGCGAGGCGGTCTCCGGCGTGGGGACCTGCGCCGCGCCCGTCGACGCCGTGGTCGAGGCGATCGCCGGAGCCGCCCGGGAGCGCGGCGAGGGCTGGCTCCCGCTCGCGCTCACCCAGCACGAGGTCATGGGCCTCGGCGCGGACGTCGCGGGGGAGGGCGTCGCCCGCGCGGCCCCGCTCGTGGACCCCGTCGCGCAGGCCCTCGCGCGCGGCGCCGGCCGACGCGCGTCCGACGGACCGGTGCGCGTGGCGGCGTCCGTCGTCGCCGCGGCCACGGCCGCCGCGGTCATGGCGTGGGCGGCCGACGGCGTGGGTCGCGGGCCGCTCGAGGGCGCGGTCCGCCGGGCGCTGGATCCGCTCCGCCCGGCGCTCCAGGCCGCCCTCGCCGCCGGCTGA
- a CDS encoding ABC transporter permease: MSDPRAETLLATAPSRPPVPVLAIAGTAGAALVVALLVAAAVAPGLLAPGDPLAIAPAEAFRAPGPGHLLGTDESGRDVLTRVVHGAGPSLVIGVSATAIGLGLGAVLGLAAALLGRVADFAVNRVIEVVFAFPGLLLALFLIVILGPGIGSATLAVGVSAAPGYARIIRGRVMSVRRSPYVEAATVLGRPPLVVLARHILPNTAAPLFVLGTLGVGQAIVWASSLSYLGLGTVPPDPEWGAMLAAGRTYIGSAPWLTVVPGLMIVLTATASTVLGRALERRVRES; encoded by the coding sequence ATGAGCGATCCCCGCGCCGAGACGCTCCTCGCGACCGCGCCGTCGCGCCCGCCCGTGCCGGTCCTCGCGATCGCCGGCACCGCGGGCGCGGCCCTCGTGGTCGCGCTCCTCGTCGCGGCCGCCGTCGCGCCGGGCCTCCTCGCGCCCGGCGACCCGCTCGCCATCGCCCCCGCCGAGGCCTTCCGCGCGCCCGGGCCCGGCCACCTCCTCGGCACCGACGAGTCCGGCCGCGACGTGCTCACGCGCGTCGTGCACGGCGCGGGCCCGAGCCTCGTGATCGGGGTGAGCGCCACCGCGATCGGCCTCGGCCTGGGCGCCGTCCTGGGCCTCGCCGCCGCGCTCCTCGGCCGAGTCGCCGACTTCGCGGTCAACCGCGTGATCGAGGTCGTCTTCGCCTTCCCCGGGCTCCTGCTCGCGCTCTTCCTCATCGTGATCCTCGGCCCCGGGATCGGCAGCGCCACGCTCGCGGTGGGCGTCTCCGCGGCCCCCGGCTACGCCCGCATCATCCGCGGCCGCGTCATGTCGGTGCGCCGGTCGCCGTACGTGGAGGCGGCGACCGTGCTCGGCCGCCCGCCGCTCGTGGTGCTCGCGCGGCACATCCTGCCGAACACCGCGGCGCCGCTCTTCGTGCTGGGCACGCTCGGGGTGGGGCAGGCGATCGTGTGGGCGTCGTCGCTCAGCTACCTGGGGCTCGGGACGGTGCCGCCGGATCCCGAGTGGGGCGCCATGCTCGCCGCGGGCCGCACCTACATCGGCTCCGCGCCGTGGCTGACCGTGGTGCCCGGGTTGATGATCGTGCTCACGGCCACGGCGTCCACCGTGCTCGGCCGGGCGCTCGAGCGACGGGTGCGGGAGTCGTGA
- a CDS encoding ABC transporter substrate-binding protein — MIPTSRARALAGLGALAATALVLSGCTTATPEASTTPVPGGTLVYASGDAEPDCLDPHVGGNYPQALVSSQFLEPLVSLDGKGGITPWLADSWTWSDDGLGLTLELRQGVSFTDGTPFDADAVVANIRHVQDPATLSSTGYLALQAVTDATAVDADTVRLTLSTPDSALLESLSQPWLAMESPAGIARGTDANCAQPIGTGPFSVERWDRQQSISLVRNDAYASPPADAAHTGPAYLERIDWRFLPDAASRYAALQSGEVDVIDNAQPDAIASATASGALGELDAPRPGASNRIELNSGQAPFDDERVREAFIRSADVDAGITALFQGTAERSHSPLASTEPAAVSDADLFAIDADRAVQLLDEAGWSTKDADGIRTKDGTRLTLRFPVSTNQSIPAEQSLFEQIQANVKAVGFDVQLEPMDLGSWYEALGDDAYELVSAPYTKAGPDVLRILYDTSGITPAPSGYFANHAKVSVPEIDQALAEARSTTDLDRRNALYADVQERVMAGYWILPLYDQQNHFLHGTAVQGLRALPSVATPTLYDAWLAR; from the coding sequence ATGATCCCCACCTCGCGCGCCCGCGCCCTCGCGGGCCTCGGCGCCCTCGCCGCGACCGCCCTCGTCCTCTCCGGCTGCACGACCGCCACCCCCGAGGCCTCCACGACCCCGGTCCCCGGCGGCACGCTCGTCTACGCGTCCGGCGACGCGGAGCCCGACTGCCTCGACCCGCACGTCGGCGGCAACTACCCGCAGGCGCTCGTCTCCTCGCAGTTCCTCGAGCCGCTGGTGTCCCTCGACGGCAAGGGCGGGATCACGCCCTGGCTCGCCGACAGCTGGACCTGGAGCGACGACGGCCTCGGCCTCACGCTCGAGCTCCGGCAGGGCGTGTCCTTCACCGACGGCACGCCGTTCGACGCGGACGCCGTGGTCGCGAACATCCGCCACGTGCAGGATCCCGCCACGCTCTCCTCCACCGGGTACCTCGCCCTGCAGGCGGTCACCGACGCGACCGCCGTCGACGCCGACACGGTGCGGCTCACGCTCTCCACGCCCGACAGCGCGCTGCTCGAGTCGCTCTCCCAGCCGTGGCTCGCGATGGAGTCGCCCGCCGGGATCGCCCGCGGCACGGACGCGAACTGCGCGCAGCCCATCGGCACAGGGCCGTTCTCCGTCGAGCGCTGGGACCGCCAGCAGTCGATCTCGCTCGTGCGGAACGACGCCTACGCGTCGCCGCCCGCCGACGCCGCGCACACGGGCCCCGCCTACCTGGAGCGCATCGACTGGCGCTTCCTGCCCGACGCCGCGTCGCGCTACGCGGCCCTGCAGAGCGGCGAGGTCGACGTGATCGACAACGCGCAGCCCGACGCCATCGCCTCCGCCACGGCGTCCGGCGCGCTCGGCGAGCTCGACGCCCCGCGGCCGGGCGCCTCCAACCGCATCGAGCTGAACTCGGGCCAGGCGCCCTTCGACGACGAGCGCGTCCGCGAGGCCTTCATCCGCTCGGCCGACGTCGACGCAGGCATCACGGCGCTGTTCCAGGGGACCGCCGAGCGCTCGCACTCCCCGCTCGCCAGCACCGAGCCCGCCGCCGTCTCCGACGCCGACCTCTTCGCGATCGACGCGGACCGCGCGGTCCAGCTGCTCGACGAGGCCGGCTGGTCGACGAAGGACGCCGACGGGATCCGCACCAAGGACGGGACGCGCCTCACGCTGCGCTTCCCCGTGAGCACCAACCAGTCGATCCCCGCCGAGCAGTCGCTGTTCGAGCAGATCCAGGCGAACGTCAAGGCCGTCGGGTTCGACGTGCAGCTCGAGCCGATGGACCTCGGCAGCTGGTACGAGGCGCTCGGCGACGACGCGTACGAGCTCGTGAGCGCGCCGTACACGAAGGCGGGTCCCGACGTGCTGCGGATCCTCTACGACACCTCGGGCATCACGCCCGCGCCCAGCGGCTACTTCGCGAACCACGCCAAGGTCTCCGTGCCGGAGATCGACCAGGCGCTCGCCGAGGCCCGCTCCACGACCGACCTCGACCGCCGGAACGCGCTCTACGCCGACGTGCAGGAGCGGGTCATGGCCGGGTACTGGATCCTCCCGCTCTACGACCAGCAGAACCACTTCCTGCACGGCACGGCGGTGCAGGGCCTCCGCGCGCTGCCGTCCGTCGCGACGCCCACCCTGTACGACGCCTGGCTCGCCCGGTGA